The DNA sequence GGAGTTCTTTGACCGCTGCCTCGCCTTCGACCATGGCAAGGGCAAGTCCCTGACACTGGGCAGAGAAGGCAATGTTCATGATATTGTTCACGCACCCACGATGGGTAAGCTGGGCACCCTTTGGGCGACCTGTCGTGCCGGATGTATAGAAGATGCAGGCATCATCATCTGGCGCGATGGTAACATCGGGCATGCTTGGTGTGGTCGCTTTGACCTCCGACCATGGCGTCACGCCTTCAGTTCCTTGAAGTGATTCTGGCAAGCGAACGCCAGCGACCTTCATATCAGGGAACGCGTCGCGGACCTGCAGGAAGCGCTCAAGGCGTTCGCCATCTGCGATCAAGACCTTTACGTCTGAATCTTCAAGGCCGTATTTCATTTCATCCGGCACCCACCAAGCATTCATGCCGACAGCTACAGCGCCGATTGAAATGATTGCCCAATAGGCAAGCATCCACTCTGGATAGTTGCGCATTGCAATGGCGACGCGGTCATGTTGTCCAATGCCTTGAGCAGTCAGCCATGCAGCAATCGCAGCCACTTCATTGTGGGCTTCGGTATATGTCCACCGCTCGTCCTGGTAAACAAGATGGTCCTTGTCGCCATGGGCAGCGGTGAGCAACCAGATATCCCGCAGGCTTGCGGGCGCATGTTTGAACGTTTTGATGGTCCGGCCGAGCGCGTCAACGGTATCGACTTCGAACATTTGTCCTGGCTGCGTCAATTCAGTCCACGCAGCATCCAATTCTTTATACATAGGCTGGAAACCTCCCCAGGTTTTCGTTTTCCCATCGATACCCGGAATTGCGAGCAAAAACAACGAGATCGAGCAAAAGAGCGGGTCACATGTGGATATTTTTCCACTCTGTGCCCCGTCTCTTGGTTTGTCAGAGCATAGACCTCAAGAAGCTAGGGTGAACTCCTGGAAAAGCACCCCGCCATCATAGAGCTTCGACAAGGTTAACCGGGCGGAGATTGGCTGGGGGTGGTGTCCAAACAGCCTCACCCCGGATCCATAGAATACCGGTGCCCGCTTCAATCGCAGCAGATCAATGCGGCCGTGCGATAGGAGCCAACCCGCAAAATCGCCCCCACCGCACAGATAGATGGGACCGGGGCTGGTTCGCCTCAGCTCGTCAATCCGGTCGAGCGGAGCACGCCCAACAGTCTCAACCTCTGAATTCTCCGGAAGAACGATACTTTCTGAAAAAACCAGGGATTGCATGGCCGGATAGGGGTTGGCGCCTGGTGGCAGCCCATGGGCGTAGCCAAACTCATAGGTTCGCCGCCCCATCAATGCACATGAATAGGTCGCCATCCGTTCAAGATAGTCGTCAGCAACTGGGCCGGAATGGGGAAAAAGAGATACGTCATCGGACGCACCACAGATGAAACCGTCCGCCGAAACGGCGACGTCATAAATAATCGGTTGCATGAAAGCTCCAAAGATCAAAGTGCCAGAAATGCGGGCCGCCCAGATGCG is a window from the Rhodobiaceae bacterium genome containing:
- a CDS encoding hypothetical protein (RibD C-terminal domain), producing the protein MQPIIYDVAVSADGFICGASDDVSLFPHSGPVADDYLERMATYSCALMGRRTYEFGYAHGLPPGANPYPAMQSLVFSESIVLPENSEVETVGRAPLDRIDELRRTSPGPIYLCGGGDFAGWLLSHGRIDLLRLKRAPVFYGSGVRLFGHHPQPISARLTLSKLYDGGVLFQEFTLAS